In the Rhodospirillales bacterium genome, one interval contains:
- a CDS encoding SDR family NAD(P)-dependent oxidoreductase, which yields MTRPVCLVTGVGPEHGTGAEIARRFADGGYNVAMLARDAERLARLEGAYENATAFPCDVGDLEALTDTIGRVRTDLGAPSVFVHNAPRATRGPILEQNPADLEANFRVNTTALFVLARELIPAMLEAGNGAIMVTGNTSATRGKAHWGFFASTKAAQRILSESLAREFGPQGIHVAYFIIDAMIDTPRTRPLFAPDKPDEFFAKPTAIAEEIYRVAHQDRSAWSFQVEMRPYCEQW from the coding sequence ATGACCCGTCCTGTCTGTCTTGTCACCGGTGTTGGCCCTGAACATGGCACCGGGGCGGAGATCGCCCGACGCTTCGCCGACGGCGGCTACAACGTTGCCATGCTGGCCCGCGATGCCGAGCGGCTTGCTCGCCTCGAAGGCGCCTACGAGAACGCGACAGCGTTTCCGTGCGACGTCGGCGATCTGGAGGCGCTGACCGACACGATCGGCCGGGTCCGAACCGATCTGGGTGCGCCGAGCGTCTTCGTGCACAACGCGCCCCGCGCGACCCGCGGCCCGATCCTCGAACAGAACCCGGCTGATCTCGAGGCCAACTTCCGGGTCAACACCACGGCGCTCTTTGTGCTGGCACGCGAACTGATCCCGGCCATGCTCGAAGCCGGCAACGGCGCGATCATGGTCACCGGCAATACCTCCGCCACGCGGGGCAAAGCGCACTGGGGCTTCTTCGCCTCAACCAAGGCGGCGCAGCGCATCCTGTCGGAATCCCTAGCCCGCGAGTTTGGTCCGCAGGGCATCCACGTCGCGTATTTCATCATCGACGCCATGATCGACACCCCGCGCACGCGGCCGTTGTTCGCGCCGGACAAGCCGGACGAGTTCTTCGCCAAGCCGACTGCGATTGCCGAAGAGATCTACCGGGTGGCGCACCAGGACCGCTCGGCCTGGTCATTCCAGGTGGAAATGCGCCCCTACTGCGAACAGTGGTGA
- the nth gene encoding endonuclease III — MPLKDVAEAFERFARANPSPRSDLEYTNTYTLLVAVVLSAQATDAGVNRATGPLFRSVDNPAAMVALGEERLREAIRTIGLYRNKAKNVIALSRRLIDEFGSEVPADREQLESLPGVGRKTANVVLNVAFGEPTMAVDTHIFRVSNRTGLAPGRDPLAVEKALLRRIPEAYQLHAHHWLILHGRYTCVARKPKCAQCPIPDLCRFPERTA, encoded by the coding sequence ATGCCGCTCAAGGACGTGGCCGAGGCGTTTGAACGGTTCGCCCGCGCCAATCCGTCGCCGCGCAGCGATCTCGAGTACACCAACACGTACACCCTGCTGGTGGCAGTGGTGCTCTCGGCGCAGGCGACCGACGCCGGCGTCAACCGGGCCACCGGGCCGCTCTTCCGGTCGGTCGACAATCCCGCCGCAATGGTTGCGCTTGGCGAGGAACGGCTGCGCGAGGCCATCCGGACCATCGGGCTTTACCGCAACAAGGCGAAGAACGTCATCGCGTTGTCCAGGCGCCTGATCGATGAGTTCGGCAGCGAAGTGCCGGCTGACCGCGAACAGCTCGAAAGCCTGCCTGGAGTCGGCCGCAAGACCGCGAATGTCGTCCTCAACGTGGCCTTCGGAGAGCCCACGATGGCCGTCGACACGCACATCTTCCGGGTCTCCAACCGAACGGGGCTGGCGCCCGGGCGAGATCCACTGGCGGTGGAAAAAGCACTGCTCAGGCGAATCCCGGAGGCGTACCAGCTGCACGCCCACCACTGGCTGATCCTGCATGGACGCTACACGTGCGTTGCCAGGAAGCCGAAATGCGCCCAGTGCCCGATACCGGACCTCTGCCGGTTCCCCGAGCGCACCGCCTGA